The nucleotide sequence GGTGTTCGGGCCGTTCCTCGGCGGCTGGCTGACCGAGGAATACGGGTGGCCATGGATCTTTTTCATCAATATTCCCTTCAGTGTCGTGGGGATAACGCTGACCGCCATTTATATGGAAGATCCGCCCTATTTGAAGCGGGGCATCCAGCGGGTGGATTGGGGCGGAATCATTCTGCTCTTGGTGGGGCTGGTCAGTCTCCAGATTTTTCTCGAACGGGGGCAGGAGGAAAACTGGTTTGAATCCGCCTGGATCACAGCGATGGCCGTCGTCACGGTGGCGTCGCTTGCTTTTCTGGTGTATTGGGAGTTGCGCGTTTCGGAGCCGATCATCAATTTCCGGGTGTTGCGCAATATCCCCCTGGCGGTGGGCTCCCTCATCATCCTTGTTTTCGGGATGGCGCAGTTTGGTACGGTGTTCATCCTTCCGCAATTTCTTCAGGAACTTCTCGGCTATACGCCCTACAACGCCGGGGCAGTGCTTCTGCCGCGGGGGCTCGCCATTTTTGTGGTTTTGCCCGTTGTGGGCTGGCTGTTCAACTATATTTCCCCCCGTATACTCGTCCCGACCGGTGTCTTCCTGATCATCATGGCACTGTTCCAATTTTCAACTCTATCGCTCGAGGCCGGGATGTCGAATTTGATCCCGCCGCTTATGCTCATGGGAGCGGGGGCACCGTTTGTTTTTGTCACCCTCTCCGCCACCGCGCTCCGCTCGGTTGAGTCCGTGGACGCCACGGCGGCCTCGAGTTTTTTCAACCTGGCCAGACGAATGGGGGGGAACATCGGATTTGCCGTTTTGACAACCATTCTGGAGCGGAGGTTCGCTTATCACCGGATCAGCTTAATTTCTTATGTGAACGAAATGAGCGGTACCTATCACCAGTACAAGGAAGGGCTGATGTCTTTGTTGTTCCGCAGGCAGGTGGATGTTTACACGGCGAAAGTAAAATCCATCGCCTTGATAGATAAAATGATCAACGCACAGGCCACGATGCTGGCCTACAACGATGCATATTCGTTTTTGATAATCTGCTTTGCGGCCATTTTGCCGCTGGTGCTGCTCATTCCAGGGCGTAAGAAGGTCTCATAGGGAGGGGGAGGGCCGCGCTTTATCGGCGACTCTCTGGGTGGTGAAAGCTATCCCCCGGCCGAGAAATTCGGCATTTTCAGCCGCAGCCGTTCGACGGGTCTGCCGTTGCGAAGATGTTCTTCCACCAGTTCGGGGATATCCCCCGGGGTGACGTTGGAGTACCAAACGCCCTCGGGATAGACGGCGATAGAGGGACCCATGTTGCAGGGCCCCAAACATGTTGTGCCCGCAACGGCGGTATGACCCGCCAGTTCGGAGGAGCTCACAGATTCGTTCAGCGCCTGGATCAGTTCGATGCTTCCCTTGGACTGGCAGCACCCCATCGGGTGATTTGGCGGGCGCTGATTGATGCAGACAAAGACATGGCGCTTGATGTGTTCCACGGTTTTCCTCTTAAGTGGGCTACGTCCGCTCCAGTTTCTTGAAATGGGACGACGGTGAAATGGAGTGAAGGCCAGCGGCGGTTTTCCCGAAGAAGCTTGCCGATGACTTCAATGGGGTGAGATGATACCTTCACCCGGGAGGAAGTCAAGAAAACCGGGCGAGCGATGGGCACGTGTGCCACAGGTGTTTGTTTCCCCTCTCGGAAGATTCCTCAATTCCGAATTTTCCTCATTTGGGAGTTTAAACTCTGTTTTCGAGACTGTCCAAATTCCGCCTTCCCGGCGGCCCGACGCTACTGATCTTGCCGGACAATTCTCTTTCCGAAACCGCCATTCACATCTGGTTTCCCGTGGGCAGCCACACCGAACGCCCCGGGCAAGAGGGAATTTCCCACTTCGTTGAGCACATGATTTTCAAAGGCTCCCGGAATCTGGAGGTGGGCGGGCTGGCCGGTCTGGCCGAAATGGCAGGCGGAGACATCAATGCCTACACCATGAGCGATGCGACCTGCTACGTCCTCACCTGCCTTCCCGAGACGATGGAAACGTGCCTGGATGCGATGGCGGACGCGCTCTGGCGTCCGAATTTCGATCCCCTCGAGGTCGAGCGCGAGCAGAGCGTGATTCTGGAGGAGATTTATCGTGCGGACGATGAGCCCGAACAGAAGCTGCAGAAAAAGCTTTTTCGTCTCGCCTACGGAAAAAGCCATCCGTACGGACAGCCTATTCTGGGATCTGCCGCCTCTGTTCGCGGGATCAGTGCGCGCGACCTGAGGCGGTATCACCGGGAAAGATATGCGCCGCCGAAAGCCTGCGTCGTTCTTGTGGGGCCGATAGACAAAAGAGAGGGCCGGCGTCGCGCCGGAAGAATTCTGGCCGATCTGCGGCCGGGCGGAAGGCTTGTT is from bacterium and encodes:
- a CDS encoding (2Fe-2S) ferredoxin domain-containing protein encodes the protein MKRHVFVCINQRPPNHPMGCCQSKGSIELIQALNESVSSSELAGHTAVAGTTCLGPCNMGPSIAVYPEGVWYSNVTPGDIPELVEEHLRNGRPVERLRLKMPNFSAGG
- a CDS encoding DHA2 family efflux MFS transporter permease subunit — protein: VFGPFLGGWLTEEYGWPWIFFINIPFSVVGITLTAIYMEDPPYLKRGIQRVDWGGIILLLVGLVSLQIFLERGQEENWFESAWITAMAVVTVASLAFLVYWELRVSEPIINFRVLRNIPLAVGSLIILVFGMAQFGTVFILPQFLQELLGYTPYNAGAVLLPRGLAIFVVLPVVGWLFNYISPRILVPTGVFLIIMALFQFSTLSLEAGMSNLIPPLMLMGAGAPFVFVTLSATALRSVESVDATAASSFFNLARRMGGNIGFAVLTTILERRFAYHRISLISYVNEMSGTYHQYKEGLMSLLFRRQVDVYTAKVKSIALIDKMINAQATMLAYNDAYSFLIICFAAILPLVLLIPGRKKVS
- a CDS encoding pitrilysin family protein, whose protein sequence is MGSHTERPGQEGISHFVEHMIFKGSRNLEVGGLAGLAEMAGGDINAYTMSDATCYVLTCLPETMETCLDAMADALWRPNFDPLEVEREQSVILEEIYRADDEPEQKLQKKLFRLAYGKSHPYGQPILGSAASVRGISARDLRRYHRERYAPPKACVVLVGPIDKREGRRRAGRILADLRPGGRLVLSRPAGRMRIPRPSPSSRGPRFFTMPGRTGVAHFELAFEVPPVTHPDAPAIEALAMILGAGESSRLYRTLCAEAGILDDVSTDPFLSAGPGLLFLGGGGDAGKIAPAAAEMIRQALALGGALPPEEEEVARVLRWFEADLEFRRESAGGRARIAGYAEIVAGNPRFALQYFDRILKLTPEK